The following proteins are encoded in a genomic region of Gimesia algae:
- a CDS encoding A24 family peptidase, with translation MDFQLTQTSLYVMAISVGIFTVIAAITDYKARKIYNVLTVPFFVLGIIYQLVFNGWEGLMYGGLGFLAGFGSFFLIWIVGSGAAGDVKMMGALSIWLGFKATIAVMIIGTVFVLIGSFAVLFWSVVTRGARKTKETYLATGKALKNKKKYKPETMASKQKRGLMPFALPVVLATWSVTTWMVIKAVVL, from the coding sequence ATGGATTTTCAGCTCACACAAACTTCACTGTATGTCATGGCAATCAGCGTGGGGATCTTCACCGTGATCGCTGCGATCACGGATTACAAAGCCAGAAAAATCTATAACGTATTGACGGTTCCCTTCTTTGTATTAGGCATCATTTACCAGCTGGTATTTAATGGCTGGGAAGGCCTGATGTACGGCGGGCTGGGATTCCTGGCAGGCTTTGGTTCTTTCTTTCTGATCTGGATCGTCGGCAGTGGTGCTGCAGGTGACGTGAAAATGATGGGAGCACTGTCGATCTGGCTGGGCTTCAAAGCGACCATTGCCGTCATGATCATCGGTACGGTGTTCGTGTTGATTGGCTCCTTTGCGGTGCTCTTCTGGAGTGTTGTTACTCGAGGTGCACGTAAAACCAAAGAAACTTACCTGGCAACAGGCAAAGCATTAAAGAATAAAAAGAAATACAAACCGGAAACCATGGCATCAAAGCAAAAGCGAGGCCTGATGCCGTTCGCGCTGCCTGTTGTGCTGGCGACATGGAGTGTCACCACCTGGATGGTTATCAAGGCAGTCGTACTTTAA
- a CDS encoding TadE/TadG family type IV pilus assembly protein yields the protein MIVKRVQHNSRQSERRGFLSMELALVLPIFGIVLFALLEFTLLFYARADVVEASRIGARLASLPGITQENVEQEVLKILPPQLGQGAVIQTEMGEHPGDVVMVAVSIPMKLASPNLLWPIGYDLQGQNLYSETRMIKE from the coding sequence ATGATAGTCAAACGAGTTCAACATAATTCGAGACAGTCAGAACGCCGGGGGTTCCTGAGCATGGAACTCGCGCTGGTGTTACCGATTTTCGGTATCGTGCTGTTCGCGTTATTAGAATTCACACTCTTGTTTTATGCACGGGCGGATGTCGTTGAAGCCAGCCGTATCGGCGCTCGACTGGCGTCGCTGCCTGGCATCACTCAGGAGAATGTAGAACAGGAAGTATTGAAAATTCTGCCACCACAGTTGGGACAAGGCGCTGTCATCCAGACAGAGATGGGAGAGCATCCCGGTGATGTTGTGATGGTGGCTGTCAGTATTCCGATGAAACTGGCCTCGCCGAATCTACTGTGGCCTATCGGATACGACCTACAGGGACAAAATTTGTATTCAGAAACAAGGATGATCAAAGAGTGA
- the cpaB gene encoding Flp pilus assembly protein CpaB, protein MKSLTPAKVTLLMFGVFGILIAAYIGKRLLAGKEEAPPVATRNIPMAISELEPGTLVTDEHLGLGPIAIKNLKPEMMTSNRVIVGRIVKERIPAATPISTGQLYPAGETPPIKVEPGMRAISVSLESSVDLVDGLIKPGEYVDVHMTPTGMNNDKRLNGGMTLTLFNGVRVIAINRSYTQNSSSQRGTNVTLELTPEQANIMILARDRGEITMSYTPEGKGDGGVAVSNAEKATLFEILGLKTPEKPKEEEPPKPFVVEGYYGSTRSVNKFDRNGLRIGDYDSYRRGGNGAFNSGGYLNPQWGNGGVDSDSGSISAPAGPPNSNSDSNGPTAQSNPNPGVPQGGPGRQPGPYARSFSFPQNQTAGR, encoded by the coding sequence GTGAAAAGCCTGACCCCTGCAAAAGTAACACTGTTGATGTTTGGCGTCTTCGGCATACTGATTGCAGCCTATATAGGAAAACGATTACTGGCGGGCAAAGAAGAAGCGCCGCCGGTTGCCACACGCAACATTCCCATGGCGATCAGTGAACTGGAACCGGGCACCCTGGTAACCGATGAGCATCTGGGTCTGGGGCCAATTGCTATCAAAAACCTGAAACCGGAAATGATGACATCAAACCGTGTTATCGTCGGTCGTATCGTCAAGGAACGTATTCCTGCCGCGACCCCGATTTCAACCGGTCAGTTGTATCCGGCTGGTGAAACACCGCCCATCAAGGTGGAGCCAGGCATGCGGGCCATTTCCGTATCGCTGGAATCTTCAGTCGATCTGGTCGATGGACTGATCAAACCAGGTGAGTACGTCGATGTTCACATGACGCCGACAGGTATGAATAATGACAAACGTTTGAATGGTGGGATGACGCTCACACTGTTTAACGGTGTCCGCGTGATCGCTATCAATCGCAGCTATACTCAAAACAGCAGTTCCCAGCGTGGTACGAATGTCACGCTGGAACTGACTCCCGAGCAGGCCAACATCATGATCCTGGCCCGTGACCGCGGTGAAATCACCATGAGTTATACGCCGGAAGGAAAAGGGGATGGTGGCGTTGCCGTCAGCAACGCTGAAAAAGCGACCTTGTTTGAAATTCTCGGATTGAAGACTCCGGAAAAGCCAAAAGAAGAAGAACCTCCTAAGCCCTTTGTCGTGGAAGGTTATTATGGTTCCACACGCAGTGTCAATAAATTTGATCGAAACGGGTTACGTATCGGCGACTATGACAGTTACCGTCGCGGTGGAAATGGTGCATTCAACTCGGGTGGATACCTGAATCCTCAGTGGGGAAATGGTGGTGTTGACAGCGACAGTGGTTCTATCAGTGCCCCCGCTGGTCCTCCCAATTCAAACTCTGACTCCAATGGACCGACGGCTCAAAGTAATCCGAACCCAGGCGTTCCCCAAGGCGGTCCGGGCAGACAACCTGGTCCTTACGCCCGCTCGTTTTCGTTTCCTCAAAACCAGACTGCGGGACGTTAG
- a CDS encoding CpaF family protein has protein sequence MVIQSETSAGSPNADAKKAFQRLKTQLHHQMVDAIDFSKAGDLPEEDLRIKLRGLAEHLCMQQDIALDQTNRDIMVREILDEIYGFGPLEPLMNDPEISDVLVNGADRVFVERNGLLEETDISFADDEHLLQLIHRLVGRAGRRIDEVSPMVDAKLPDGSRLNAVIPPLALKGPTLSIRRFRTQALLFDDMVKKRSLAPDMARFLEMAVHGRLNILISGGTGAGKTTLLNNLSRYISGKERIVTIEQTAELQLQQPDVVSLEARPSNIEGQGEINQRDLLKNSLRMRPDRVIVGESRGGEVLEMLQAMNTGHDGSMSTVHANDTRDALDRLELMIALSGAELPNAIARRYIASAVHLLVHISRLPNGERKVMRISELIGFQNGEYMVEDLFVFRITSVEKNGQVNGAFYATGHHPVAMNWLTQTNFDDCEDLFHARELKLSDNPSEQQDEQEQ, from the coding sequence ATGGTAATACAGAGCGAAACAAGCGCAGGCAGTCCTAATGCTGATGCCAAAAAAGCCTTCCAGAGGCTGAAGACACAACTGCATCATCAGATGGTGGACGCCATCGATTTTTCCAAGGCGGGAGATCTGCCTGAAGAAGACCTGCGTATCAAACTGCGTGGTCTGGCAGAGCATCTTTGTATGCAGCAGGATATTGCTCTTGATCAGACGAACCGCGATATCATGGTCCGGGAAATCCTTGATGAAATTTATGGATTCGGCCCTCTGGAACCATTGATGAATGATCCGGAGATCAGCGACGTGCTGGTCAATGGAGCCGATCGTGTGTTCGTCGAGCGTAATGGTCTGCTGGAAGAAACCGACATCAGTTTTGCTGACGATGAACACTTATTGCAGTTAATCCATCGCCTGGTCGGGCGCGCCGGTCGTCGTATTGATGAAGTCTCGCCGATGGTTGACGCCAAACTCCCCGATGGTTCCCGTCTGAACGCGGTGATTCCTCCGCTGGCATTAAAAGGCCCTACACTTTCCATTCGTCGTTTCCGAACTCAGGCATTGTTATTTGACGACATGGTCAAAAAAAGATCATTGGCGCCTGATATGGCCCGCTTCCTTGAGATGGCCGTGCATGGTCGCCTCAATATTCTGATCAGTGGTGGTACCGGTGCCGGTAAAACCACGCTGCTGAATAACCTGAGTCGTTACATTTCAGGGAAAGAACGAATTGTGACCATTGAACAGACAGCGGAACTGCAACTCCAGCAGCCGGATGTCGTGTCACTGGAAGCACGTCCCTCCAATATTGAAGGGCAGGGAGAAATCAACCAGCGTGACCTGTTAAAGAACAGTCTGCGAATGCGTCCTGACCGGGTAATCGTCGGGGAATCGCGAGGCGGTGAGGTGCTGGAAATGCTGCAGGCGATGAATACTGGTCACGATGGTTCGATGAGTACGGTTCACGCCAACGACACCCGTGACGCTCTGGACCGGCTGGAACTGATGATTGCATTGTCCGGTGCAGAACTGCCTAATGCGATTGCCCGCCGATACATTGCCTCTGCAGTTCACCTGCTGGTACACATCAGCCGTCTCCCCAATGGTGAGCGAAAAGTGATGCGTATCTCGGAACTGATCGGCTTTCAGAACGGCGAATATATGGTCGAAGACCTGTTTGTCTTTCGAATCACCAGTGTGGAGAAAAATGGTCAGGTCAATGGTGCCTTCTATGCAACTGGACATCATCCTGTTGCGATGAACTGGTTAACGCAGACCAACTTCGATGACTGCGAAGATCTGTTCCACGCCCGTGAGCTGAAACTTTCTGATAATCCATCAGAACAACAGGATGAACAGGAGCAATAA